A region from the Medicago truncatula cultivar Jemalong A17 chromosome 6, MtrunA17r5.0-ANR, whole genome shotgun sequence genome encodes:
- the LOC25495113 gene encoding serine/threonine-protein kinase STY13 — MGSGNEVHSVGEFNLDAKWLIDPKQLFVGPKIGEGAHAKVYEGKYKNQTIAVKIINKGETPEEISRREARFGREVAMLSKVQHKNLVKFIGACKEPVMVIVTELLLGGTLRKYLLSMRPKCLDMRVAVGFALDIARAMECLHSHGIIHRDLKPDNLILTGDHRTVKLADFGLAREESLTEMMTAETGTYRWMAPELYSTVTLRQGEKKHYNHKVDAYSFAIVLWELIHNKLPFEGMSNLQAAYAAAFKNTRPSAEDLPGDLAMIVTSCWKEDPNDRPNFSEIIQMLLRYLSTISPLEPVVPMRMASSENIVLPPESPGTSALMFRRDDSGETPKANVEERFKGYFVCFNQCY; from the exons atgggATCTGGTAATGAAGTTCATTCTGTTGGAGAGTTTAATTTAGATGCCAAATGGCTTATAGATCCTAAGCAACTATTTGTTGGTCCTAAAATTGGTGAAGGTGCTCATGCTAAAGTCTATGAAGGAAA atataaaaatcaaactatTGCTGTAAAAATTATCAACAAGGGAGAAACTCCAGAAGAGATTTCAAGGAGAGAGGCTCGGTTTGGCAGAGAGGTTGCTATGTTGTCGAAAGTTCAACACAAAAATTTAGTCAAG TTTATTGGAGCCTGTAAAGAACCTGTGATGGTTATAGTAACTGAGCTTCTATTAGGTGGAACATTGCGTAAATATCTGTTGAGTATGCGACCAAAGTGCTTGGATATGCGTGTGGCTGTTGGATTTGCTCTTGATATCGCTCGAGCAATGGAATGCTTACACTCACATGGGATCATTCACCGTGACCTTAAACCTG ATAACTTGATCTTGACTGGAGATCATAGGACAGTTAAACTTGCTGATTTCGGTCTAGCCAGAGAGGAGTCGTTAACAGAGATGATGACTGCTGAAACAGGAACATATCGTTGGATGGCTCCAGAA CTTTACAGCACTGTTACTCTAAGACAAGGTGAGAAGAAGCATTACAATCATAAAGTGGATGCCTACAGCTTTGCAATTGTGTTGTGGGAGCTCATCCATAACAAATTACCCTTTGAAGGCATGTCTAATCTACAAGCAGCATATGCAGCTGCTTTTAAG aATACAAGGCCTAGTGCCGAAGATCTTCCTGGGGATTTAGCTATGATTGTAACATCATGTTGGAAAGAGGATCCAAATGATAGGCCGAATTTTAGTGAAATCATACAGATGCTCCTTCGGTATCTCTCTACCATTTCGCCATTAGAACCGGTTGTTCCAATGCGGATGGCTTCATCTGAGAATATTGTATTGCCACCAGAATCTCCTGGTACAAGTGCATTAATGTTTCGACGAGACGACTCTGGAGAAACCCCGAAAGCCAATGTGGAAGAAAGGTTCAAAGGGTATTTCGTCTGCTTCAATCAGTGTTATTGA